The following coding sequences are from one Musa acuminata AAA Group cultivar baxijiao chromosome BXJ1-6, Cavendish_Baxijiao_AAA, whole genome shotgun sequence window:
- the LOC135677856 gene encoding ergosterol biosynthetic protein 28-like, whose protein sequence is MKALSWWLMVVGALRLASVWFGFFDIWALRMAVFSQTQMTDVHGRTFGIWTLLTCTLCFLCAFNLENRALYAATFLSFIYAFGHFLTEYLIYHTMVASNLTTVGIFAGTSIVWMLLQWNAHQPQSASKQE, encoded by the exons atgaaggcaTTGAGTTGGTGGCTGATGGTGGTAGGTGCGCTCCGCCTCGCCTCCGTCTGGTTCGGATTCTTCGACATCTGGGCATTGCGCATGGCCGTCTTTTCGCAGACACAAA TGACTGATGTTCATGGGCGGACATTTGGAATTTGGACGCTTTTGACATGCACACTCTGCTTTCTTTGTGCATTCAACCTTGAGAATAGGGCTCTTTATGCTGCGACCTTTTTATCTTTCATCTATGCCTTTGGACATTTTCTTACTGAATATCTAATATACCATACAATGGTTGCATCAAATCTGACAACTGTTGGCATCTTTGCTG GGACATCAATTGTGTGGATGCTCTTACAGTGGAATGCACATCAACCTCAGAGTGCCTCAAAGCAAGAATAA
- the LOC103989861 gene encoding transcription factor PHYTOCHROME INTERACTING FACTOR-LIKE 13-like: MKQYAPNWSLEDQKKPMGLDSELVELLWQDMHVAMHTQSNHGASAINDESKPEQEPQCERSLARSAGLIQDDETVSWLQYPLDDPPAKEFCSDFFSEMAGIGVIGVPTESTAFTTTCPPRPPQSCKAQASSFGDGDASICGSNQIHAQADLSRDSAAAVAKGMPSETEQKHAYETTLTSSSGGSDCSIRRMRKQIFGSNRSQKRRKRDADDREYQSEEAEIESMEATKLAQRSTATRRSRAAEVHNLSERRRRDRINEKMKALQELIPRCNKTDKASMLDEAIGYMKSLQLQVQMMWMGSAMAQMMFPGVQQYMSHASVPWMHHAVQVPSVPVIHHSAGSYTNHLCLSPALHAANFQNQMQGFHVQESSYVPCHGFHHLQPHSQETNPCSHGSLTEQQNHPAAIPCSSILPCAGPAPCENTNDSISG, from the exons ATGAAGCAGTATGCCCCTAACTGGAGTTTGGAAGATCAAAAGAAACCCATGGG GCTGGACAGTGAGCTTGTAGAACTGCTGTGGCAAGATATGCATGTCGCCATGCATACCCAGAGTAATCACGGAGCCTCTGCCATCAATGATGAATCCAAACCAGAACAAGAACCACAATGCGAGCGGTCACTTGCTAGATCCGCCGGCCTGATCCAGGACGACGAAACCGTGTCATGGTTGCAGTACCCTCTCGACGACCCGCCAGCCAAAGAATTCTGCTCCGACTTCTTCTCGGAAATGGCGGGCATCGGTGTCATCGGTGTGCCCACTGAGAGCACTGCTTTCACAACAACTTGTCCTCCTAGGCCACCACAGAGTTGTAAGGCTCAGGCTTCTTCGTTTGGTGATGGAGATGCAAGCATCTGCGGAAGTAATCAGATCCATGCACAGGCTGATCTGAGCAGGGATTCTGCTGCCGCTGTTGCTAAAGGAATGCCATCAGAAACTGAGCAGAAACACGCATATGAAACTACTCTTACTTCATCCTCGGGAGGTTCTGATTGCAGCATCAGAAGAATGAGAAAGCAGATTTTTGGAAGCAATCGGagtcaaaagagaaggaaaagagaTGCGGATGATCGAGAATATCAAAGCGAA GAGGCTGAGATCGAGTCGATGGAGGCGACGAAGCTGGCTCAGCGATCGACGGCTACTCGTAGAAGCCGAGCTGCTGAGGTCCACAACCTCTCCGAGAGG AGAAGAAGAGACAGAATCAATGAGAAGATGAAGGCACTGCAAGAGCTGATACCTCGTTGCAACAAG ACAGACAAAGCATCAATGCTGGATGAGGCTATTGGATATATGAAGTCACTTCAACTGCAAGTTCAG ATGATGTGGATGGGAAGTGCCATGGCACAAATGATGTTCCCAGGTGTCCAACAATACATGTCTCATGCTTCTGTTCCTTGGATGCATCATGCAGTTCAAGTACCAAGTGTGCCAGTTATACACCACTCCGCAGGCTCATACACAAACCATTTATGCCTTTCTCCAGCCCTGCATGCAGCCAATTTCCAGAATCAGATGCAGGGCTTCCATGTCCAAGAATCATCATATGTCCCCTGCCATGGCTTTCATCATCTTCAACCTCATTCTCAG GAGACCAATCCATGCAGCCATGGATCACTCACAGAGCAGCAGAATCATCCAGCAGCTATACCTTGTAGCAGCATCCTCCCTTGTGCTGGACCAGCTCCTTGTGAAAACACCAATGACAGCATATCTG GGTGA
- the LOC103989862 gene encoding protein JASON isoform X1: MGCLFRCFRPEGSNRRRRDRPVPRSRPSTSKINQGSLVSKRQLESFFVNEDHGSLSKQVSKSSAKDNVNKDGSYGELKHEPDFLKFSGALLRTPEEIQKASRIETAQAPAKEGLSSNHVSKLPGASCKELLCDEKYKGSRCPSQEQENAGISQSNTECFTFKGHQTPQCCEYSLPSVNQNFESVQNEYTVEPKLDGHTADILPSQHESCNQPFASKNLLFPTPVEVTDEMETSATVYPTNLENTKNEKNTRIGTQYIFPILNPVENLSRQKLLNEDSSEPLQSYDSSDHKTNNIPDAGEKIQQMSLVTDPEEAELSGTPRYTSPSRLETPRDKTLLRPEYPDLVTTSLSQWLKPPIAKDEHNEIKEKSHSGKSSYEDRPILGMVAAHWKEEEPGHKSPKEWDGNGIPNSTNKYKEQDQKVSWHATPFEERLEKALSDENSLPKRKFVPGKRVEFEDELSDTAAS, translated from the exons ATGGGCTGCCTGTTTCGATGCTTTCGACCCGAAGGTAGTAACAGACGTAGAAGGGATCGGCCGGTTCCCAGGTCGCGTCCTTCTACAAGCAAG ATTAATCAGGGATCTTTGGTGTCGAAGAGGCAGCTTGAGTCCTTTTTCGTAAATGAGG ATCATGGTTCTCTTTCCAAGCAAGTCTCCAAGTCAAGTGCAAAGGACAACGTTAATAAAGATGGCTCATACGGGGAACTTAAACACGAG CCTGATTTCTTAAAGTTTTCTGGTGCTCTTCTGCGAACTCCAGAAGAAATTCAAAAAGCATCACGAATTGAAACCGCTCAAGCTCCTGCTAAGGAAGGTCTATCTTCCAATCATGTCTCAAAACTTCCCGGTGCTTCTTGTAAGGAACTTCTCTGTGATGAAAAATATAAGGGTTCCAGATGTCCGTCACAGGAGCAAGAGAATGCTGGTATTTCACAAAGCAATACTGAGTG CTTTACATTCAAGGGCCACCAAACTCCACAGTGCTGCGAATATTCTTTACCTTCAGTAAATCAGAATTTTGAAAGTGTACAAAATGAATATACTGTTGAACCAAAATTGGACGGTCATACCGCAGACATCCTTCCATCTCAGCATGAGTCATGTAATCAGCCATTTgcttcaaaaaatttacttttccCTACTCCAGTGGAAGTGACTGATGAGATGGAGACTTCTGCAACTGTTTATCCGACCAATCTAGAGAACactaaaaatgagaaaaatactAGGATTGGAACACAGTATATATTTCCAATTCTCAATCCTGTGGAAAATCTTTCCAGGCAGAAATTATTGAATGAAGATTCATCAGAACCATTACAATCATATGACAGTTCTGATCATAAAACAAATAATATTCCTGATGCTGGAGAGAAGATTCAACAGATGTCACTTGTAACAGATCCCGAGGAAGCTGAATTGTCTGGCACCCCGAGGTACACATCTCCAAGCAGATTGGAGACACCCAGAGATAAGACACTATTGAGACCAGAGTACCCAGATTTAGTAACCACAAGCTTATCTCAATGGTTGAAACCTCCTATCGCTAAAGATGAACACAATGAGATTAAGGAAAAATCCCACTCAGGAAAGAGTTCTTATGAAGACAGGCCTATCCTTGGCATGGTTGCAGCACACTGGAAAGAGGAAGAACCTGGACATAAATCACCAAAAGAGTGGGATGGAAATGGAATTCCAAACTCAACAAACAAGTACAAAGAG CAGGATCAGAAAGTGAGCTGGCATGCAACACCATTCGAAGAAAGACTAGAGAAGGCACTCTCTGATGAAAATTCCTTGCCAAAAAG GAAGTTTGTACCTGGAAAGCGAGTAGAGTTTGAGGATGAACTAAGTGATACAGCAGCATCTTAG
- the LOC103989458 gene encoding uncharacterized protein LOC103989458 — MILIIIEGNHGHGTDATRTTIYTNRVATISSNSLPNRNIIVFFLALCSQSGCRRRILRESLAAGSPAMASACVNDAAPPPDTAFLDFAPACPVYGWLSPRISFSRDLADGSGPDPEPVAAAVTETPDADDPGKDLPDFEFRLEDPVAMLPADELFSDGKLVPLQISAVRPAVELAEGIPSPEAEKPRGEAEVIGAESCEKSPKAPRCSNRWRDLLGLKKLQNLKAESQKTSSLPCKGLNSSTRSLRNLLRQPKPSSSADSSLSVPLLRDSESELASISARRSLSSSGADHEELPRLSLDSEKPAQAPPRVRLSRPRGTTPEGVPNAGRSPVRRGAEVDSPRMNASGKVVFQGLERSSSSPGSFHGGGHHHHHRVKPYRGMERSYSANVRVAPVLNVVPVGSLRVGLGQLFSPIKKERDVNSHNGGGSSSSSRRKIIDKEKA; from the coding sequence TTATTATCGAAGGAAACCACGGCCACGGCACGGATGCCACTCGGACGACTATTTATACTAATCGCGTCGCCACCATTTCATCCAACTCGCTTCCTAACAGAAACATCATTGTCTTCTTTCTTGCTCTGTGTTCCCAATCGGGTTGCCGCCGCCGGATCTTGCGGGAGAGCTTAGCCGCTGGATCCCCAGCGATGGCCTCGGCCTGCGTCAACGACGCCGCCCCGCCGCCGGACACCGCCTTCCTCGACTTTGCCCCGGCATGCCCCGTCTACGGCTGGCTCAGCCCTAGGATCTCCTTCAGCCGCGACCTCGCTGATGGCTCTGGGCCTGACCCTGAGCCCGTTGCCGCTGCGGTGACGGAGACCCCGGATGCGGACGACCCGGGCAAGGATCTTCCGGACTTCGAGTTCCGCCTCGAGGATCCCGTCGCGATGCTGCCTGCCGACGAGCTGTTCTCGGACGGGAAACTGGTCCCGCTCCAGATCTCCGCAGTGCGGCCTGCTGTGGAGCTGGCCGAGGGGATCCCCTCGCCGGAGGCGGAGAAGCCCCGTGGGGAAGCGGAGGTCATCGGAGCGGAGTCCTGCGAGAAGTCCCCCAAGGCGCCGCGGTGCTCCAACCGGTGGAGGGATCTACTCGGCCTCAAGAAACTGCAGAACCTGAAGGCGGAGTCCCAGAAGACATCGTCGCTTCCTTGTAAGGGCCTGAACTCAAGCACCAGATCCCTCCGCAATCTTCTCCGTCAACCGAAGCCCTCCTCTTCCGCCGATTCCTCCCTTAGCGTCCCGCTTCTTCGCGACTCGGAATCGGAACTGGCCTCCATCTCTGCCCGCCGCTCCCTATCCTCGTCCGGCGCTGACCATGAAGAGCTCCCGCGCCTGTCCCTCGACTCCGAGAAGCCGGCCCAAGCGCCGCCCCGAGTTCGGCTGTCCCGGCCGAGGGGCACCACACCAGAGGGGGTGCCGAACGCGGGGCGGAGCCCGGTGAGGCGTGGCGCAGAGGTGGACAGCCCGCGGATGAACGCTTCAGGGAAGGTGGTGTTCCAGGGCCTGGAACGAAGCTCGAGTAGCCCGGGGAGCTTCCACGGCGGTGGCCACCATCATCACCACCGGGTAAAGCCGTACCGGGGAATGGAGCGGTCGTACTCGGCCAACGTCCGAGTAGCCCCGGTCCTCAACGTGGTCCCAGTCGGCTCGCTCCGGGTCGGCTTGGGCCAGCTCTTCTCGCCAATCAAGAAGGAGAGGGACGTGAATTCTCAcaacggcggcggcagcagcagcagcagcagaagaaagATCATCGACAAGGAGAAGGCGTGA
- the LOC103989862 gene encoding protein JASON isoform X2 has protein sequence MGCLFRCFRPEGSNRRRRDRPVPRSRPSTSKINQGSLVSKRQLESFFVNEDHGSLSKQVSKSSAKDNVNKDGSYGELKHEPDFLKFSGALLRTPEEIQKASRIETAQAPAKEGLSSNHVSKLPGASCKELLCDEKYKGSRCPSQEQENAGISQSNTECFTFKGHQTPQCCEYSLPSVNQNFESVQNEYTVEPKLDGHTADILPSQHESCNQPFASKNLLFPTPVEVTDEMETSATVYPTNLENTKNEKNTRIGTQYIFPILNPVENLSRQKLLNEDSSEPLQSYDSSDHKTNNIPDAGEKIQQMSLVTDPEEAELSGTPRYTSPSRLETPRDKTLLRPEYPDLVTTSLSQWLKPPIAKDEHNEIKEKSHSGKSSYEDRPILGMVAAHWKEEEPGHKSPKEWDGNGIPNSTNKYKEDQKVSWHATPFEERLEKALSDENSLPKRKFVPGKRVEFEDELSDTAAS, from the exons ATGGGCTGCCTGTTTCGATGCTTTCGACCCGAAGGTAGTAACAGACGTAGAAGGGATCGGCCGGTTCCCAGGTCGCGTCCTTCTACAAGCAAG ATTAATCAGGGATCTTTGGTGTCGAAGAGGCAGCTTGAGTCCTTTTTCGTAAATGAGG ATCATGGTTCTCTTTCCAAGCAAGTCTCCAAGTCAAGTGCAAAGGACAACGTTAATAAAGATGGCTCATACGGGGAACTTAAACACGAG CCTGATTTCTTAAAGTTTTCTGGTGCTCTTCTGCGAACTCCAGAAGAAATTCAAAAAGCATCACGAATTGAAACCGCTCAAGCTCCTGCTAAGGAAGGTCTATCTTCCAATCATGTCTCAAAACTTCCCGGTGCTTCTTGTAAGGAACTTCTCTGTGATGAAAAATATAAGGGTTCCAGATGTCCGTCACAGGAGCAAGAGAATGCTGGTATTTCACAAAGCAATACTGAGTG CTTTACATTCAAGGGCCACCAAACTCCACAGTGCTGCGAATATTCTTTACCTTCAGTAAATCAGAATTTTGAAAGTGTACAAAATGAATATACTGTTGAACCAAAATTGGACGGTCATACCGCAGACATCCTTCCATCTCAGCATGAGTCATGTAATCAGCCATTTgcttcaaaaaatttacttttccCTACTCCAGTGGAAGTGACTGATGAGATGGAGACTTCTGCAACTGTTTATCCGACCAATCTAGAGAACactaaaaatgagaaaaatactAGGATTGGAACACAGTATATATTTCCAATTCTCAATCCTGTGGAAAATCTTTCCAGGCAGAAATTATTGAATGAAGATTCATCAGAACCATTACAATCATATGACAGTTCTGATCATAAAACAAATAATATTCCTGATGCTGGAGAGAAGATTCAACAGATGTCACTTGTAACAGATCCCGAGGAAGCTGAATTGTCTGGCACCCCGAGGTACACATCTCCAAGCAGATTGGAGACACCCAGAGATAAGACACTATTGAGACCAGAGTACCCAGATTTAGTAACCACAAGCTTATCTCAATGGTTGAAACCTCCTATCGCTAAAGATGAACACAATGAGATTAAGGAAAAATCCCACTCAGGAAAGAGTTCTTATGAAGACAGGCCTATCCTTGGCATGGTTGCAGCACACTGGAAAGAGGAAGAACCTGGACATAAATCACCAAAAGAGTGGGATGGAAATGGAATTCCAAACTCAACAAACAAGTACAAAGAG GATCAGAAAGTGAGCTGGCATGCAACACCATTCGAAGAAAGACTAGAGAAGGCACTCTCTGATGAAAATTCCTTGCCAAAAAG GAAGTTTGTACCTGGAAAGCGAGTAGAGTTTGAGGATGAACTAAGTGATACAGCAGCATCTTAG